In Dermatophilus congolensis, a genomic segment contains:
- a CDS encoding ATP-binding protein → MRKGRLRIYLGAAPGVGKTVAMLSEGHRRAERGTDVVIGIVETHDRSYTTKMLHGLETIPRITRTHRGTTLTDLDVDAVLRRHPDVVLIDELAHTCIPGSPHRRRYEDIETLLQAGIDVISTVNIQHLESLNDAVLAITGVRQQETVPDHVVRGADQIELVDMSPESLRRRLAHGNVYRPERVDAALASYFRPGNLAALRELALLWLADRVDETLQKYRANRGINAPWPARERIVVGLTGGPEGEQLLRRATRIASRGAGSEVHAVYVTTSDGLTSADFASVAAQQRLTADLGATFHTVSGDDIATALLDFARSVNASQIVIGTSRRSRLSRLFDPGVGETVVTHADEIDIHMVNHDHAHTSGTYLPTRATLSRTRRITGFTIGTAGIALLTTLLTATRNHHDLPLDVLLYLALTVLSALIGGLGPALFTAIVGSLTLNWFFARPIHTFTIADPQNVVALIVFVLVAAAVSSAVHLSARRASQARAAEREAASLTRTSHAMLAAPDPLDFLVHECLDMFDMHAAAIIRHTPETITPTTLAATSNYNPTHLHDAAVREKIDENTELILIGPVLASADQSLVSAYASHAYAVLTRRALQAEAATAASLASDNRARTALLSAVSHDLRTPLAAVKAAVSSLRSTDVQFTPEDQAELLAAIEDSADRLNTLVGNLLDASRLHTGVVKPRCRALDITEEARTCAAAISEPHRIRIHTTGPTPGWADPGLLDRCLANLLENALHYSPPEHDVTIDIGVIAQRTQIRVVDTGPGVPTEDLERIFAPFQRRGDAPSGDGVGLGLAVARGLAETMGATITADETPGGGLTMTIDLPTTPPPPAATGSQP, encoded by the coding sequence GTGCGCAAAGGACGATTACGGATCTACCTCGGCGCCGCCCCCGGAGTCGGCAAAACCGTCGCCATGCTCAGCGAAGGCCACCGACGAGCCGAACGCGGCACCGACGTCGTCATCGGAATCGTCGAAACACACGACCGCAGCTACACCACCAAAATGCTGCACGGACTAGAAACAATTCCCCGCATCACCCGCACCCACCGCGGCACCACCCTCACCGACCTCGACGTCGACGCCGTCCTACGCCGCCACCCCGACGTCGTCCTCATCGACGAACTCGCCCACACCTGCATCCCCGGATCCCCACACCGCCGCCGCTACGAAGACATCGAAACCCTCCTCCAAGCCGGCATCGACGTTATCTCCACCGTCAACATCCAACACCTCGAATCCCTCAACGACGCCGTCCTAGCCATCACCGGCGTACGCCAACAAGAAACCGTCCCCGACCACGTCGTCCGCGGCGCCGACCAAATCGAACTGGTCGACATGTCACCCGAATCCCTCCGCCGCCGCCTCGCCCACGGCAACGTCTACCGCCCCGAACGCGTCGACGCCGCCCTCGCCAGCTACTTCCGCCCCGGCAACCTCGCCGCCCTGCGCGAACTAGCCCTCCTATGGCTGGCCGACCGCGTCGATGAAACCCTCCAGAAATACCGCGCCAACCGCGGCATCAACGCCCCCTGGCCAGCGCGAGAACGCATCGTCGTCGGCCTCACCGGCGGCCCCGAAGGCGAACAACTCCTCCGCCGCGCCACCCGCATCGCCTCCCGCGGCGCCGGCAGCGAAGTCCACGCCGTCTACGTCACCACCAGCGACGGCCTCACCAGTGCCGACTTCGCATCCGTCGCAGCACAACAACGCCTCACCGCCGACCTCGGCGCCACCTTCCACACCGTCAGCGGCGACGACATCGCCACCGCCCTGCTCGACTTCGCACGCAGCGTCAACGCCAGCCAAATCGTCATCGGAACAAGCCGACGCTCCCGCCTGAGCCGACTCTTCGACCCCGGCGTCGGCGAAACAGTCGTCACCCACGCCGACGAAATCGACATCCACATGGTCAACCACGACCACGCCCACACCAGCGGCACCTACCTACCCACCCGCGCAACCCTGAGCCGAACCCGCCGCATCACCGGATTCACCATCGGCACCGCAGGAATAGCCCTGCTCACCACCCTCCTCACCGCAACCCGCAACCACCACGACCTCCCCCTGGACGTCCTGCTCTACCTCGCCCTAACCGTCCTATCAGCCCTCATCGGCGGACTCGGCCCCGCCCTCTTCACCGCCATCGTCGGATCCCTCACCCTCAACTGGTTCTTCGCCCGCCCCATCCACACCTTCACCATCGCCGACCCACAAAACGTCGTCGCACTCATCGTTTTCGTCCTCGTCGCCGCCGCCGTCTCCTCCGCCGTGCACCTCAGCGCCCGCCGCGCCAGCCAAGCCCGCGCCGCCGAACGCGAAGCCGCCTCACTCACCCGCACATCCCACGCCATGCTCGCCGCACCCGACCCCCTGGACTTCCTCGTCCACGAATGCCTCGACATGTTCGACATGCACGCCGCCGCCATCATCCGCCACACCCCAGAAACCATCACCCCCACCACCCTCGCCGCGACAAGCAACTACAACCCCACCCACCTTCACGACGCTGCCGTCCGCGAAAAAATCGACGAAAACACCGAACTCATCCTCATCGGGCCCGTCTTAGCAAGCGCCGACCAATCACTCGTCTCCGCATACGCATCCCACGCATACGCCGTCCTGACCCGCCGCGCACTCCAAGCCGAAGCCGCCACCGCAGCCTCCCTAGCCAGCGACAATCGCGCCCGCACCGCCCTACTCTCAGCCGTCTCCCACGACCTACGCACCCCACTAGCCGCAGTGAAAGCAGCAGTCAGCAGCCTGCGCTCCACCGACGTCCAATTCACCCCTGAAGACCAAGCCGAACTCCTCGCCGCCATCGAAGACTCCGCAGACCGCCTCAACACCCTCGTCGGTAACCTCCTGGACGCCTCCCGGCTCCACACCGGCGTCGTCAAACCCCGCTGCCGCGCCCTCGACATCACCGAAGAAGCCCGCACCTGCGCCGCCGCAATTAGCGAACCCCACCGCATCCGCATCCACACCACCGGCCCCACCCCTGGATGGGCCGATCCCGGACTCCTCGATCGCTGCCTAGCCAACCTCCTCGAAAACGCTCTGCACTACTCCCCACCAGAGCATGACGTCACCATCGATATCGGTGTCATCGCACAACGAACCCAAATCCGCGTCGTCGACACCGGTCCCGGCGTACCCACCGAAGACCTCGAACGCATCTTCGCCCCCTTCCAACGCCGCGGCGACGCCCCCTCCGGAGACGGAGTCGGACTCGGCCTAGCCGTAGCCCGCGGCCTCGCCGAAACCATGGGAGCAACCATCACCGCTGACGAAACCCCCGGCGGCGGACTCACCATGACCATCGACCTACCCACCACCCCGCCACCACCAGCTGCGACAGGCTCACAACCATGA
- a CDS encoding response regulator transcription factor: MTPPANTPRILVVDDEPAIARTLRINLNARGYHVIIAADGRTALSAAEEETPDLIVLDLGLPDIDGVDILRRLRENSSVPVVVLSARHEADDKVEALDLGADDYVTKPFGMDEFMARIRAAMRRSANDTDDPTPPVHTPHFTLDLQERRATLTDGTCIHLTPTEWRLLTALARHRGRLVPHADLLHEVWGPKYSRESNYLRVYANQLRRKLEPNPSQPRYLITEPGLGYRLDA; the protein is encoded by the coding sequence ATGACCCCACCAGCGAACACCCCACGCATCCTCGTCGTCGACGACGAACCCGCCATCGCCCGCACCCTACGCATCAACCTCAACGCCCGCGGCTACCACGTCATCATCGCCGCGGACGGCAGAACCGCCCTCAGCGCCGCCGAAGAAGAAACCCCCGACCTCATCGTCCTCGACCTAGGACTGCCCGACATCGACGGTGTAGACATACTGCGCCGCCTACGCGAAAACAGCTCAGTCCCCGTTGTCGTGCTCTCCGCCCGACACGAAGCCGACGACAAAGTCGAAGCACTCGACCTCGGCGCCGACGACTACGTCACCAAACCCTTCGGCATGGACGAATTCATGGCCCGCATCCGCGCAGCCATGCGCCGCAGCGCAAACGACACCGACGACCCCACCCCACCGGTACACACCCCCCACTTCACCCTCGACCTCCAAGAACGCCGCGCCACCCTCACCGACGGCACCTGCATCCACCTCACCCCCACCGAATGGCGTCTCCTGACCGCACTCGCACGCCACCGCGGCCGGCTCGTACCCCACGCCGACCTCCTCCACGAAGTATGGGGACCTAAATACAGCCGCGAATCAAACTACCTGCGCGTCTACGCCAACCAGCTACGACGCAAACTCGAACCCAACCCCAGCCAGCCGCGCTACCTCATCACCGAACCAGGCCTGGGCTATCGACTCGACGCATAG
- a CDS encoding DUF6421 family protein, which translates to MTTTSAAVKDATGTPMNHAEVEKLRAHPAWISIREAATSIQALQNPDGSITEVTEHAKARELITQITQGIEELAPLLPHDADYLTAVSSDLHAWANNGFTIPDFLDSLVAFRPEQHRVDGLVHLVLFPMYTQNGSSERHLEAVLIQVIWPDFVASLEAGDYANAAFVPIRFIDFTAGYDTNSAVLFPETVAVRAIPQFTWGGIFADREAARFRKVLAAACEITSLEPPEEARAFLDDQRLTEETFVMWDLIHDRTHMRGDLPFDPFMIKQRMPYFLYSLEELRCDLTAFREALRIERIIAASPDISDEQRSLARHARLVQYAVIFDRIFRFTVTGGRNRNYDGLGGQLLFAWLHRKGVLHWTDTQLSFDWDSVPDMVNELGDAVNDLYWQSIDRPKVNHWFAAYDLVASVLEPHVASKWATRDLPLNGTPRELTDAVLDDEFPLSMFFEAYEKKVRDVIASTKGITGEAA; encoded by the coding sequence ATGACCACCACTTCCGCCGCTGTCAAAGACGCCACCGGCACCCCAATGAATCACGCCGAGGTCGAAAAACTCCGAGCTCATCCCGCATGGATCAGCATCCGTGAGGCCGCAACCAGCATCCAGGCCCTGCAAAACCCCGACGGATCCATCACAGAAGTCACCGAACACGCAAAAGCACGCGAACTCATCACCCAAATCACTCAAGGCATCGAAGAACTAGCACCCCTACTGCCCCACGACGCCGACTACCTCACCGCAGTCAGCAGCGACCTACACGCATGGGCCAACAACGGATTCACTATCCCCGACTTCCTCGACTCACTCGTCGCGTTCCGCCCAGAACAGCACCGAGTTGACGGGCTCGTACACCTCGTCCTATTCCCGATGTACACCCAAAACGGCAGCAGCGAACGTCACCTTGAAGCAGTACTAATCCAAGTGATCTGGCCCGACTTTGTCGCTTCCCTCGAAGCAGGCGACTACGCAAACGCAGCTTTTGTCCCTATCCGTTTCATTGACTTCACTGCCGGATACGACACCAACTCAGCAGTGCTATTCCCCGAAACCGTCGCAGTACGCGCCATCCCCCAATTCACCTGGGGCGGAATATTCGCTGACCGGGAAGCCGCACGATTCCGCAAAGTCCTCGCTGCCGCATGCGAAATCACATCACTGGAACCACCCGAAGAAGCACGCGCATTCCTCGACGATCAACGCCTCACTGAAGAAACATTCGTCATGTGGGATCTCATCCACGACCGCACCCACATGCGCGGTGACCTACCGTTCGACCCATTCATGATCAAACAACGAATGCCCTACTTCCTCTACTCGCTGGAAGAACTCAGATGCGACCTGACCGCCTTCCGGGAGGCATTACGCATCGAACGCATCATCGCCGCCTCCCCAGACATCTCCGATGAACAACGTTCCCTGGCACGGCACGCGCGACTAGTTCAATACGCAGTGATCTTCGACCGCATCTTCCGCTTCACTGTCACCGGGGGACGAAACCGCAACTACGACGGCCTCGGTGGACAACTGCTGTTTGCGTGGCTCCACCGCAAAGGCGTTCTGCACTGGACCGACACACAACTCTCCTTCGACTGGGACAGCGTCCCCGACATGGTCAACGAACTAGGCGATGCGGTCAACGACCTGTACTGGCAGTCCATCGACCGTCCCAAAGTGAACCACTGGTTTGCTGCCTACGATCTCGTCGCCTCTGTGCTTGAACCCCACGTAGCCAGCAAATGGGCTACACGAGACTTACCCCTAAACGGCACACCCCGCGAACTCACCGACGCCGTACTCGATGACGAATTCCCCCTGTCCATGTTCTTCGAGGCGTACGAAAAAAAGGTCCGCGATGTGATCGCCTCGACCAAAGGCATCACAGGAGAAGCAGCATGA
- a CDS encoding SDR family NAD(P)-dependent oxidoreductase, with protein MRVVVTGAAGPLGRATFAALIHAGHDVVAVHHSAVELEQGLQTHVCDLTDPNATHKLAESVTADGPVDALFHLIGGWRGGKGLAGQTDEDYRFLESRIVTTLRNSTRAFLPALLNAAAPRVAIVSTTGLERCTAGNANYLAAKAAAETWLACVGHALREKQGVAHVERVMALATEADRAANPGKDYSRYSDVTDVAQCLLTLLSHTPTTHEEQ; from the coding sequence ATGAGAGTCGTTGTTACCGGAGCAGCCGGGCCGCTGGGCCGCGCGACCTTCGCTGCCCTGATCCATGCAGGTCACGACGTCGTTGCTGTTCACCACAGTGCAGTGGAGCTAGAGCAGGGACTACAAACCCACGTCTGTGATCTCACCGACCCGAACGCCACCCATAAACTCGCCGAATCCGTCACTGCTGATGGCCCCGTGGACGCGCTTTTTCACCTCATCGGAGGGTGGCGCGGTGGCAAAGGACTAGCCGGACAAACCGATGAGGACTACCGCTTCCTCGAATCCAGGATTGTCACCACACTGCGTAACTCGACTCGTGCTTTCCTGCCAGCGCTGCTCAACGCAGCTGCACCTCGAGTCGCCATCGTGTCCACTACCGGTCTGGAGCGCTGTACCGCCGGGAACGCGAACTATCTAGCCGCCAAAGCAGCAGCCGAGACGTGGCTTGCCTGCGTGGGGCACGCTCTGCGCGAGAAGCAAGGCGTAGCCCATGTTGAGCGAGTCATGGCCCTAGCGACTGAAGCAGACCGCGCAGCCAACCCCGGTAAGGACTACTCGCGGTACAGCGATGTCACGGACGTGGCGCAATGTCTTCTGACACTTCTGAGCCACACACCTACTACTCACGAGGAACAGTGA
- a CDS encoding threonine aldolase family protein — protein sequence MTSTAKPLHDINRRGFASDNYSGVHPEILDAIAAANGGHQSAYGSDVYTQRLQEVIRGHFGAKAQAFPVFNGTGANVTALQSALPRWGAVVCARTGHINVDEGGAPERVGGFKIYSVDTPDGKLTPALLDTEAWGFGDEHRAQPAAVSITQSTELGTIYAVEEVRALADRAHELGMMLHMDGARLSNAAASLGLDLRAFTVDAGVDILSLGGTKNGALGAEAIVVFDPDKLSGVSDALRYNRKADMQLASKMRFVSAQLVALFEGDLWLRSARHANAMAARLRAALEGVPGVMFTQETKANGVFVILPEGVADVAREQYAFYDWDPARREVRWMCSFDTAPQDVDAFADVVRQACAKAPLLGDYTSEAPVAHA from the coding sequence ATGACCTCCACCGCTAAACCACTTCACGACATCAACCGCCGTGGCTTTGCCTCCGATAACTATTCAGGGGTGCACCCAGAAATTCTGGACGCGATCGCTGCAGCTAATGGTGGTCATCAATCCGCTTACGGCTCAGATGTGTATACCCAACGGCTGCAAGAGGTAATTCGTGGCCATTTTGGTGCTAAAGCGCAGGCGTTCCCGGTGTTTAACGGCACAGGCGCCAATGTGACTGCTTTGCAGTCAGCTCTTCCTCGATGGGGTGCTGTGGTGTGTGCTCGTACGGGGCATATCAATGTTGATGAGGGGGGTGCACCGGAGCGGGTTGGTGGTTTCAAGATCTATTCGGTGGACACTCCTGATGGCAAGCTCACGCCTGCGTTGCTCGATACCGAGGCGTGGGGTTTTGGTGATGAGCATCGTGCACAACCAGCTGCAGTCTCGATTACGCAGTCGACTGAGTTGGGCACGATTTATGCAGTTGAGGAGGTTCGTGCTCTCGCAGATCGTGCGCACGAGCTGGGCATGATGCTGCATATGGATGGTGCTCGACTGTCTAATGCTGCGGCGTCGTTGGGGTTGGATTTGCGGGCGTTCACGGTGGATGCCGGTGTGGACATTCTTAGTCTTGGTGGCACGAAGAATGGTGCTTTGGGCGCTGAGGCGATTGTTGTTTTTGATCCTGACAAGCTGTCTGGTGTGAGTGATGCTTTGCGGTATAACCGCAAGGCGGACATGCAGTTGGCGAGCAAGATGCGTTTTGTGTCTGCGCAGCTTGTTGCGTTGTTTGAGGGTGATTTGTGGCTGCGTAGTGCGCGGCATGCTAATGCGATGGCTGCGCGTTTGCGGGCTGCGTTGGAGGGGGTTCCGGGAGTGATGTTTACCCAGGAGACCAAGGCCAATGGTGTTTTTGTGATTTTGCCTGAGGGGGTGGCTGATGTGGCTCGTGAGCAGTACGCCTTCTACGACTGGGATCCGGCGCGTCGTGAGGTGCGGTGGATGTGTTCGTTCGATACGGCGCCGCAGGATGTGGATGCGTTCGCTGATGTGGTTCGTCAGGCCTGTGCGAAGGCGCCTCTTTTAGGGGACTACACCAGTGAGGCACCTGTTGCGCATGCGTGA
- a CDS encoding glycosyltransferase produces the protein MTPRHVIVAIPAHNEQDHLPRCLTHLTKATTQAHTHTGTTCTTVIALDGCTDATPTIAHSYGALTTTLNAHNVGAARHSAICTAIATLDPNLLAAPEHIWIANTDADTLVPPHWIRAQLTLASNGADLITGTVEPTPHTNPTLLNTWHAQHNLTETHPYIHGANLGIRASTYLHIGGFPAITLHEDITLVEHARTAGANIISTDTTRVRTSSRLHSNVEAGFAGYLRNITTS, from the coding sequence ATGACGCCCCGACACGTCATCGTCGCCATCCCCGCACACAACGAACAAGACCACCTACCCCGCTGCCTCACCCACCTCACCAAAGCCACCACCCAAGCACACACCCACACCGGAACCACCTGCACCACCGTCATCGCCCTCGACGGATGCACCGACGCCACCCCCACCATCGCCCACTCCTACGGCGCGCTCACCACCACCCTCAACGCACACAACGTCGGCGCCGCTCGCCACAGCGCCATCTGCACCGCCATCGCCACCCTCGACCCAAACCTCCTAGCCGCCCCCGAACACATCTGGATCGCCAACACCGACGCCGACACCCTCGTCCCACCACATTGGATACGCGCACAACTCACCCTCGCCAGCAACGGAGCCGACCTCATCACCGGCACCGTCGAACCCACTCCCCACACCAACCCCACCCTCCTCAACACCTGGCACGCCCAACACAACCTCACCGAAACCCATCCCTACATCCACGGCGCAAACCTCGGAATCCGCGCCTCCACCTACCTGCACATCGGCGGATTCCCCGCCATCACACTCCACGAAGACATCACCCTCGTCGAACACGCCCGCACCGCCGGAGCCAACATCATCTCCACCGACACCACCCGCGTACGCACCTCCAGCCGCCTGCACAGCAACGTCGAAGCAGGATTCGCCGGATACCTACGAAACATCACCACCAGCTAG
- a CDS encoding bifunctional PIG-L family deacetylase/class I SAM-dependent methyltransferase: MNTTPTFHHTDPGTPEHTWLQDPRWDRVPTLNTTTLFNNHTHLLVASAHPDDETLGAGLLIQEAHRAGLHITILVATNGEASHPHSPTWTANMLSTTRHNELHEAINTLAPGATITHLNLPDSKLAHHHNHLTHTLTTTTNKHTILLAPYPKDGHTDHDTLGAAAHTAATTTGALLMHYPLWLWHWGTPNDLPWNNTITLPATPHTLTTKKTALAKHRTQTQPLSPLPGDEPIITPNVTTRAHRLIETFILTTPTHTSDLATPPTPPDPTPFTTMYTHNNDPWNFENSYYETRKRALLTAILRQPTHNATLEIGCADGRLTEELAKHTHTITGIDISPTAISIAQQRNIPHATFITGATPYDLLEGPYDLIINSEIGYYLTPHDWLATLRHCRRTLTAGGQLILAHWQHPTTNIPLDGPHIHAQAATLLDLPHTAQYRDADLTIDIYGGPTSIAKQENR, encoded by the coding sequence ATGAACACCACCCCCACCTTCCACCACACCGACCCCGGCACCCCCGAACACACCTGGCTCCAAGACCCCCGCTGGGACCGCGTCCCCACCCTGAACACCACCACCCTGTTCAACAACCACACCCACCTACTCGTCGCCTCAGCCCACCCCGACGACGAAACCCTCGGCGCCGGCCTACTCATCCAAGAAGCCCACCGCGCCGGCCTACACATCACCATCCTCGTCGCCACCAACGGCGAAGCCTCCCACCCCCACTCCCCCACCTGGACAGCGAACATGCTCTCCACCACCCGCCACAACGAACTACACGAAGCCATCAACACCCTCGCCCCCGGCGCCACCATCACCCACCTCAACCTCCCCGACTCCAAACTCGCCCACCACCACAACCACCTCACCCACACCCTGACCACCACAACCAACAAACACACCATCCTCCTCGCCCCCTACCCCAAAGACGGCCACACCGACCACGACACCCTCGGCGCCGCCGCCCACACCGCCGCCACCACCACCGGCGCCCTCCTCATGCACTACCCCCTCTGGCTCTGGCACTGGGGCACCCCCAACGACCTGCCCTGGAACAACACCATCACCCTGCCCGCAACACCCCACACCCTCACCACCAAAAAAACCGCACTCGCCAAACACCGCACCCAAACCCAACCTCTCAGCCCACTGCCCGGCGACGAACCCATCATCACCCCCAACGTCACCACCCGAGCCCACCGCCTCATCGAAACATTCATCCTCACCACCCCCACCCACACCAGCGACCTAGCCACACCCCCCACACCTCCAGACCCCACCCCCTTCACCACCATGTACACCCACAACAACGACCCCTGGAACTTCGAAAACTCCTACTACGAAACCCGAAAACGCGCCCTCCTCACCGCAATCCTGCGCCAACCCACCCACAACGCCACCCTCGAAATCGGCTGCGCCGACGGCCGCCTCACCGAAGAACTCGCCAAACACACTCACACCATCACCGGCATCGACATCAGCCCAACCGCCATCAGCATCGCCCAACAACGCAACATCCCCCACGCCACCTTCATCACCGGAGCCACCCCATACGACCTACTCGAAGGCCCCTACGACCTCATCATCAACTCCGAAATCGGCTACTACCTCACCCCCCACGACTGGCTCGCCACCCTGCGCCACTGCCGCCGCACCCTCACCGCAGGCGGCCAACTCATCCTCGCGCACTGGCAACACCCCACCACCAACATCCCCCTCGACGGCCCCCACATCCACGCCCAAGCCGCCACCCTGCTCGACCTACCCCACACCGCCCAATACCGCGACGCCGACCTCACCATCGACATCTACGGCGGCCCCACCTCCATCGCAAAACAGGAAAACAGATGA